One window of Papaver somniferum cultivar HN1 chromosome 9, ASM357369v1, whole genome shotgun sequence genomic DNA carries:
- the LOC113313419 gene encoding DNA repair protein RAD5A-like isoform X1 produces MGNSKVTEELMMTVRSVIGEGFSDMDIIRALHMAKNDVTAAINIIFDVPDFSNNKDRVENGRNRVENGKNPETSIRSLNEEIRTTNVVVKPNLLETDVIGNPNLFPESNNVRDSQVGEKLKFGDGSEWWLIGSTELAGLSTCKGRKLKVGEEVEFSFPFKKSNSPSSSSTSKGKQTASACSEIVRFSTKDSGEIGRIPNEWGRCLFPLVKDKKVRIEGRCKFAPGVLAIMDSILLSVSVYINSSMFRKCHQTSLKATRTSAEESVVHPLPNLFRLLGLTPFKKAELTPEDLYSRKRPLNLKDSSGSQTSILNNDKSKKPSPQASEDENEHVAVSDSDLDNIVGTGDSSQLEEIDPPTTLQCNLRSYQKQALCWMIQLEKEGCVEKASTTLHPCWDAYRLAHKRELVVYLNSFSGDATTEFPSTLQMSRGGILADAMGLGKTIMTIALLLAHPGRGGLSNGHLTVQDSSETNESSLSDQSPSSTQKVKRFSGFDKLMKPKESLVSGGSLIVCPMTLLGQWKAEIETHSKSGSLSIYVHYGQSRPKDAKLLAQNAVVLTTYGVLASEFSAEGEENGGLYSVRWFRIVLDEAHTIKSSKSQVSVSAAALTADCRWCLTGTPIQNNLEDIYSLLRFLRVEPWGNWGIWNKLVQKPYEEGDERGLKLVQSILRPIMLRRTKSSTDREGKPILVLPPADVQVIYCELTAAEKDFYDALFKRSKVKFDQFVEQGRVLHNYASILELLLRLRQCCDHPFLVMSRGDTQEYSDLNKLAKRFLRGGQDAVQGESPDAPSRAYIQEVVEELRKGDKGECPICLEAFEDAVLTPCAHRLCRECLLASWRNHTSGLCPVCRKTVNKQDLITAPTDSRFQIDIEKNWVESSKVVILLRELENLRASGSKSIVFSQWTSFLDLLQIPLSRSNISFVRLDGTLSQQQREKVIKQFSEENDIMVLLMSLKAGGVGINVTAASNAFVLDPWWNPAVEEQAVMRIHRIGQTKNVTIRRFIVKGTVEERMEAVQARKQRMISGALTDQEVRTARIEELKMLFT; encoded by the exons ATGGGAAACAGCAAGGTTACAGAAGAATTAATGATGACAGTAAGATCTGTTATCGGTGAAGGTTTTTCAGACATGGATATTATCCGGGCTCTTCATATGGCAAAGAATGATGTAACGGCTGCGATTAATATAATCTTTGATGTGCCTGATTTTAGTAACAACAAAGATAGAGTAGAGAACGGGAGGAATAGAGTAGAGAATGGGAAGAATCCTGAAACATCGATTCGCAGTTTAAATGAGGAGATTAGAACTACTAATGTTGTGGTGAAACCTAATTTGTTAGAAACTGATGTGATTGGGAACCCTAATTTGTTTCCTGAGAGCAATAATGTCAGGGATTCTCAagtaggtgagaaattgaagttcGGTGATGGAAGTGAATGGTGGTTAATTGGTAGTACTGAACTTGCTGGGTTATCTACATGTAAAGGAAGAAAACTCAAAGTAGGGGAAGAAGTAGagttttcttttcctttcaaGAAATCGAATTCCCCTTCCTCCTCTTCCACAAGTAAAGGAAAACAAACAGCGTCTGCTTGCTCTGAGATTGTAAGGTTTTCAACAAAAGATTCAGGAGAG ATTGGCCGCATTCCGAATGAATGGGGCCGTTGTCTCTTTCCATTAGTGAAAGATAAGAAGGTTCGGATCGAGGGACGCTGTAAATTTGCTCCGGGTGTTCTTGCCATCATGGACTCTATTCTTTTGTCAGTCAG TGTGTACATCAACAGTTCAATGTTCCGTAAGTGCCACCAGACTTCACTCAAGGCAACCCGCACTTCTGCGGAGGAATCAGTTGTTCATCCTCTTCCAAATTTGTTTAGGTTGCTTGGGTTAACCCCTTTTAAAAAG GCAGAGCTCACTCCCGAGGATCTTTATTCTAGAAAGCGACCATTAAACTTGAAG GATAGTTCTGGATCACAAACATCAATATTAAACAATGACAAATCTAAGAAGCCATCTCCCCAAGCAAGTGAAGATGAAAATGAGCATGTAGCTGTTTCAGATTCAGATTTGGATAATATCGTTGGGACAGGGGACAGCTCTCAGCTAGAG GAAATAGATCCCCCAACTACCCTTCAGTGCAATCTGCGGTCCTACCAGAAACAAGCTCTTTGTTGGATGATCCAGCTGGAAAAGGAAGGATGTGTGGAGAAGGCCTCTACCACCCTCCACCCATGTTGGGATGCTTATCGTCTTGCACACAA GAGGGAGCTTGTTGTCTATTTGAATTCGTTTTCAGGTGATGCTACAACAGAATTTCCCAGCACTCTACAAATGTCAAGAGGAGGT ATCTTGGCAGATGCTATGGGTCTTGGGAAGACCATTATGACTATAGCACTGCTTCTTGCACACCCAGGGAGAGGTGGATTATCAAATGGTCACCTCACGGTCCAAGATTCTAGTGAAACTAATGAAAGCAGTTTGTCAGATCAATCTCCAAGTTCTACACAGAAAGTTAAAAGGTTCTCTGGTTTTGATAAACTCATGAAACCCAAGGAATCCCTTGTTAGTGGTGGGAGTTTGATTGTTTGCCCCATGACCCTTCTAGGGCAGTGGAAG GCAGAAATCGAGACTCATAGCAAATCTGGATCTTTGTCTATTTATGTTCATTATGGACAAAGTAGACCAAAAGATGCAAAGCTACTGGCGCAGAATGCTGTTGTTCTTACTACTTACGGCGTATTAGCTTCAGAGTTTTCAGCCGAG GGTGAAGAAAATGGTGGATTATATTCAGTACGGTGGTTCAGAATTGTGCTTGATGAAGCTCATAcgataaaatcttctaagagcCAAGTTTCTGTTTCAGCAGCTGCTTTAACTGCTGATTGTCGGTGGTGTCTTACTGGAACCCCTATCCAG AATAACTTGGAGGATATCTACAGCCTTCTTCGGTTTTTGAGGGTAGAGCCGTGGGGTAACTGGGGAAT ATGGAACAAATTGGTTCAAAAGCCCTATGAGGAGGGTGATGAACGAGGATTGAAGTTGGTCCAATCCATTCTAAGACCAATCATGTTGAGAAGAACAAAGTCCAGCACAGACAGAGAGGGAAA GCCGATTCTTGTTCTCCCTCCAGCAGATGTTCAGGTGATCTACTGTGAACTCACAGCAGCTGAAAAAGATTTTTATGATGCTTTGTTTAAAAGATCAAAG GTGAAGTTTGACCAGTTTGTTGAGCAAGGGCGGGTTCTGCATAATTATGCATCCATTTTGGAGTTGCTTTTGCGTCTTCGACAATGTTGTGACCATCCGTTTCTTGTGATGAG CCGCGGTGATACTCAAGAATACTCAGATCTAAATAAGCTCGCCAAGCGTTTCCTGAGAGGAGGTCAGGATGCAGTACAAGGGGAATCTCCTGATGCACCGTCAAGGGCTTATATCCAGGAGGTGGTGGAAGAGCTACGCAAGGGAGACAAAGGAGAGTGTCCAATATGCCTTGAAGCTTTTGAAGATGCTGTGTTGACACCTTGTGCTCATCGATTGTGTCGGGAATGTCTTTTGGCCAGTTGGCGAAACCATACTTCTGGCCTTTGTCCTGTTTGTAG GAAGACCGTTAACAAGCAAGATCTTATCACAGCTCCAACCGATAGTCGCTTCCAGATCGATATTGAGAAAAATTGGGTGGAATCGTCGAAAGTAGTGATTCTTTTGCGTGAATTGGAAAATCTGCGTGCATCTGGGTCCAAAAGTATTGTTTTTAGTCAGTGGACTTCCTTCTTGGACCTTCTGCAGATTCCTCTTTCTAG GAGTAATATTTCTTTTGTTCGTTTGGACGGGACCCTAAGTCAGCAACAGCGAGAGAAAGTAATAAAGCAGTTTTCAGAGGAAAATGATATAATG GTATTGCTGATGTCTTTGAAGGCTGGTGGAGTTGGAATAAACGTAACAGCAGCCTCAAATGCGTTCGTTTTG GATCCTTGGTGGAATCCTGCAGTCGAGGAACAAGCTGTCATGCGAATTCATCGTATAGGTCAGACCAAAAATGTAACCATCAGACGGTTCATTGTGAAG GGAACGGTTGAGGAAAGAATGGAAGCAGTACAGGCGCGTAAACAGCGTATGATATCTGGTGCTTTAACTGATCAGGAAGTCCGCACTGCTCGTATAGAGGAACTGAAAATGCTTTTCACCTGA
- the LOC113312776 gene encoding uncharacterized protein LOC113312776, with protein MDISGKLQATTKALGKWNHHVFGHVNTGIKKIHRRIQNAKSKNNQDINITKSLEAELNLWYDKKATIKYQQGRENLIKQEDRNNKLFHSRSNYRRKRNHIDTLLNEEGNWISTKEEIFSLLKNYFKTTYNSSSHRIDSDILQLINSCVAEEENHKIIQMPTEEEIKESMFSINPWGAPGPYGYQAGFYQHTWSIAGRETAYVPGRNIHDNVIIAHEMMHYMKTTKANQGVIGIKLDMAKAFDRIEWDFLQEITIHLGFSQKWCQLIHHCISTTKNSILVNGSPMDFFSPSRGLRQGDSISPYLFILCMEGFSRFLTNNAKQKIIEPLILAKTWPTVSHLLFADDCILFSKATTRSIKNLKSIIQKFTSSSG; from the exons ATGGACATTTCAGGAAAACTTCAGGCAACAACAAAAGCTTTGGGAAAATGGAATCATCATGTGTTTGGGCATGTCAACACAGGAATCAAGAAAATCCATAGAAGAATTCAGAATGCTAAGAGCAAGAATAATCAAGACATCAACATAACCAAGAGCTTGGAAGCAGAACTAAATTTGTGGTATGACAAGAAAGCAACAATCAAGTATCAACAAGGTAGAGAGAATCTAATAAAACAAGAAGACAGAAATAACAAACTCTTTCATTCAAGATCTAACTATAGGAGGAAAAGGAATCATATTGATactttgttgaatgaagaaggaaattggatttCTACCAAGGAGGAAATTTTTTCACTACTTAAAAATTATTTCAAGACCACTTATAATTCTTCAAGTCACAGAATAGACTCAGATATACTTCAACTTATTAATTCTTGTGTCGCTGAAGAAGAAAaccacaagataattcaaatgccaactgaagaagaaatcaaagaatcAATGTTCAGTATCAATCCTTGGGGTGCACCAGGTCCATATGGGTATCAAGCAGGATTCTACCAGCATACTTGGAGCATAGCTGGAAGGGAG ACTGCTTATGTCCCAGGCAGAAATATTCATGATAATGTTATCATTGCTCATGAGATGATGCACTATATGAAGACTACTAAAGCTAATCAGGGTGTTATTGGCATCAAACTGGATATGGCCAAAGCTTTTGATAGAATAGAATGGGATTTCTTACAAGAAATTACGATTCATTTGGGTTTCTCTCAAAAGTGGTGTCAACTTATTCATCACTGCATAAGCACAACAAAAAATTCTATTCTTGTTAATGGTTCTCCAATGGATTTCTTCTCTCCATCAAGAGGACTCAGACAAGGTGACTCCATTTCTCCATATCTCTTTATTCTTTGCATGGAAGGTTTCAGCAGATTTCTCACAAACAATGCAAAACAAAAGATCATTGAACCACTCATCCTAGCAAAAACATGGCCAACAGTTTCTCATTTGttgtttgcagatgactgcattcTGTTCTCCAAAGCAACAACAAGGTCCATCAAAAACTTAAAAAGTATAATTCAAAAATTCACTTCTTCTTCGGGATAG
- the LOC113308261 gene encoding uncharacterized protein C227.17c isoform X2, with the protein MAMEVERKDGEEEGKKSSPKLSCIKYFDSLGFCYSPVYQMQQYYRLGTFDNCFQKWNALFDCLSLKTKRASEEILKAREESKTHIWSFRTKEEAATHWQELHGHINDEP; encoded by the exons ATGGCGATGGAGGTGGAGAGAAAagacggtgaagaagaagggAAAAAATCTAGTCCGAAATTATCATGCATAAAATACTTCGATTCCCTCGGATTCTGCTACT CTCCTGTTTACCAGATGCAGCAATATTACAGGCTTGGAACTTTTGATAATTGCTTTCAGAAGTGGAATGCTCTTTTTGATTGTCTCAGTCTGAAAACAAAACGAGCTTCTGAG GAAATCCTAAAAGCCCGAGAAGAATCAAAAACACATATCTGGTCCTTTCGAACAAAAGAAGAGGCTGCAACTCATTGGCAAGAACTCCATGGTCATATAAATGATGAGCCTTGA
- the LOC113313419 gene encoding DNA repair protein RAD5A-like isoform X2 yields the protein MGNSKVTEELMMTVRSVIGEGFSDMDIIRALHMAKNDVTAAINIIFDVPDFSNNKDRVENGRNRVENGKNPETSIRSLNEEIRTTNVVVKPNLLETDVIGNPNLFPESNNVRDSQVGEKLKFGDGSEWWLIGSTELAGLSTCKGRKLKVGEEVEFSFPFKKSNSPSSSSTSKGKQTASACSEIVRFSTKDSGEIGRIPNEWGRCLFPLVKDKKVRIEGRCKFAPGVLAIMDSILLSVSVYINSSMFRKCHQTSLKATRTSAEESVVHPLPNLFRLLGLTPFKKAELTPEDLYSRKRPLNLKDSSGSQTSILNNDKSKKPSPQASEDENEHVAVSDSDLDNIVGTGDSSQLEEIDPPTTLQCNLRSYQKQALCWMIQLEKEGCVEKASTTLHPCWDAYRLAHKRELVVYLNSFSGDATTEFPSTLQMSRGGILADAMGLGKTIMTIALLLAHPGRGGLSNGHLTVQDSSETNESSLSDQSPSSTQKVKRFSGFDKLMKPKESLVSGGSLIVCPMTLLGQWKAEIETHSKSGSLSIYVHYGQSRPKDAKLLAQNAVVLTTYGVLASEFSAEGEENGGLYSVRWFRIVLDEAHTIKSSKSQVSVSAAALTADCRWCLTGTPIQNNLEDIYSLLRFLRVEPWGNWGIWNKLVQKPYEEGDERGLKLVQSILRPIMLRRTKSSTDREGKPILVLPPADVQVIYCELTAAEKDFYDALFKRSKVKFDQFVEQGRVLHNYASILELLLRLRQCCDHPFLVMSRGDTQEYSDLNKLAKRFLRGGQDAVQGESPDAPSRAYIQEVVEELRKGDKGECPICLEAFEDAVLTPCAHRLCRECLLASWRNHTSGLCPV from the exons ATGGGAAACAGCAAGGTTACAGAAGAATTAATGATGACAGTAAGATCTGTTATCGGTGAAGGTTTTTCAGACATGGATATTATCCGGGCTCTTCATATGGCAAAGAATGATGTAACGGCTGCGATTAATATAATCTTTGATGTGCCTGATTTTAGTAACAACAAAGATAGAGTAGAGAACGGGAGGAATAGAGTAGAGAATGGGAAGAATCCTGAAACATCGATTCGCAGTTTAAATGAGGAGATTAGAACTACTAATGTTGTGGTGAAACCTAATTTGTTAGAAACTGATGTGATTGGGAACCCTAATTTGTTTCCTGAGAGCAATAATGTCAGGGATTCTCAagtaggtgagaaattgaagttcGGTGATGGAAGTGAATGGTGGTTAATTGGTAGTACTGAACTTGCTGGGTTATCTACATGTAAAGGAAGAAAACTCAAAGTAGGGGAAGAAGTAGagttttcttttcctttcaaGAAATCGAATTCCCCTTCCTCCTCTTCCACAAGTAAAGGAAAACAAACAGCGTCTGCTTGCTCTGAGATTGTAAGGTTTTCAACAAAAGATTCAGGAGAG ATTGGCCGCATTCCGAATGAATGGGGCCGTTGTCTCTTTCCATTAGTGAAAGATAAGAAGGTTCGGATCGAGGGACGCTGTAAATTTGCTCCGGGTGTTCTTGCCATCATGGACTCTATTCTTTTGTCAGTCAG TGTGTACATCAACAGTTCAATGTTCCGTAAGTGCCACCAGACTTCACTCAAGGCAACCCGCACTTCTGCGGAGGAATCAGTTGTTCATCCTCTTCCAAATTTGTTTAGGTTGCTTGGGTTAACCCCTTTTAAAAAG GCAGAGCTCACTCCCGAGGATCTTTATTCTAGAAAGCGACCATTAAACTTGAAG GATAGTTCTGGATCACAAACATCAATATTAAACAATGACAAATCTAAGAAGCCATCTCCCCAAGCAAGTGAAGATGAAAATGAGCATGTAGCTGTTTCAGATTCAGATTTGGATAATATCGTTGGGACAGGGGACAGCTCTCAGCTAGAG GAAATAGATCCCCCAACTACCCTTCAGTGCAATCTGCGGTCCTACCAGAAACAAGCTCTTTGTTGGATGATCCAGCTGGAAAAGGAAGGATGTGTGGAGAAGGCCTCTACCACCCTCCACCCATGTTGGGATGCTTATCGTCTTGCACACAA GAGGGAGCTTGTTGTCTATTTGAATTCGTTTTCAGGTGATGCTACAACAGAATTTCCCAGCACTCTACAAATGTCAAGAGGAGGT ATCTTGGCAGATGCTATGGGTCTTGGGAAGACCATTATGACTATAGCACTGCTTCTTGCACACCCAGGGAGAGGTGGATTATCAAATGGTCACCTCACGGTCCAAGATTCTAGTGAAACTAATGAAAGCAGTTTGTCAGATCAATCTCCAAGTTCTACACAGAAAGTTAAAAGGTTCTCTGGTTTTGATAAACTCATGAAACCCAAGGAATCCCTTGTTAGTGGTGGGAGTTTGATTGTTTGCCCCATGACCCTTCTAGGGCAGTGGAAG GCAGAAATCGAGACTCATAGCAAATCTGGATCTTTGTCTATTTATGTTCATTATGGACAAAGTAGACCAAAAGATGCAAAGCTACTGGCGCAGAATGCTGTTGTTCTTACTACTTACGGCGTATTAGCTTCAGAGTTTTCAGCCGAG GGTGAAGAAAATGGTGGATTATATTCAGTACGGTGGTTCAGAATTGTGCTTGATGAAGCTCATAcgataaaatcttctaagagcCAAGTTTCTGTTTCAGCAGCTGCTTTAACTGCTGATTGTCGGTGGTGTCTTACTGGAACCCCTATCCAG AATAACTTGGAGGATATCTACAGCCTTCTTCGGTTTTTGAGGGTAGAGCCGTGGGGTAACTGGGGAAT ATGGAACAAATTGGTTCAAAAGCCCTATGAGGAGGGTGATGAACGAGGATTGAAGTTGGTCCAATCCATTCTAAGACCAATCATGTTGAGAAGAACAAAGTCCAGCACAGACAGAGAGGGAAA GCCGATTCTTGTTCTCCCTCCAGCAGATGTTCAGGTGATCTACTGTGAACTCACAGCAGCTGAAAAAGATTTTTATGATGCTTTGTTTAAAAGATCAAAG GTGAAGTTTGACCAGTTTGTTGAGCAAGGGCGGGTTCTGCATAATTATGCATCCATTTTGGAGTTGCTTTTGCGTCTTCGACAATGTTGTGACCATCCGTTTCTTGTGATGAG CCGCGGTGATACTCAAGAATACTCAGATCTAAATAAGCTCGCCAAGCGTTTCCTGAGAGGAGGTCAGGATGCAGTACAAGGGGAATCTCCTGATGCACCGTCAAGGGCTTATATCCAGGAGGTGGTGGAAGAGCTACGCAAGGGAGACAAAGGAGAGTGTCCAATATGCCTTGAAGCTTTTGAAGATGCTGTGTTGACACCTTGTGCTCATCGATTGTGTCGGGAATGTCTTTTGGCCAGTTGGCGAAACCATACTTCTGGCCTTTGTCCTGTTT GA
- the LOC113308261 gene encoding uncharacterized protein C227.17c isoform X1, with protein sequence MAMEVERKDGEEEGKKSSPKLSCIKYFDSLGFCYSPVYQMQQYYRLGTFDNCFQKWNALFDCLSLKTKRASEVEEILKAREESKTHIWSFRTKEEAATHWQELHGHINDEP encoded by the exons ATGGCGATGGAGGTGGAGAGAAAagacggtgaagaagaagggAAAAAATCTAGTCCGAAATTATCATGCATAAAATACTTCGATTCCCTCGGATTCTGCTACT CTCCTGTTTACCAGATGCAGCAATATTACAGGCTTGGAACTTTTGATAATTGCTTTCAGAAGTGGAATGCTCTTTTTGATTGTCTCAGTCTGAAAACAAAACGAGCTTCTGAGGTAGAG GAAATCCTAAAAGCCCGAGAAGAATCAAAAACACATATCTGGTCCTTTCGAACAAAAGAAGAGGCTGCAACTCATTGGCAAGAACTCCATGGTCATATAAATGATGAGCCTTGA